The genomic segment GGCAGTGGGCGGGGCGTGCTGGCGGAACACGGAAGTCGGCGCGGCGtgcggcggcggcaccgggacGGGCACCGGGCCGGGCACCGGGACGGGCACCGGGACGGGCACCGGGACGAGCACCGGGACGGGCACCGGGCCGGGCACCGGGACGAGCCCCGGGACGGGCACCGGGACGGGCACCGGGACGGGCACCGGGACGAGCACCGGGACGGGCACCGGGCCGGGCACCGGGACGGGCACCGGGACCAGCCCCGGGACGAGCACCGGGACGAGCCCCGGGACGGGCACCGGGACGAGCACCGGGACGAGCCCCGGGCCGGGCACCGGGACGGGCCCCGGGACGAGCCCCGGGCCGGGCACCGGGACGGGCACCGGGACGGGCACCGGGACGAGCCCCGGGCCGGGCACCGGGACGAGCCCCGGGACgggcaccgggacaggcaccggGACGAGCCCCGGGACGAGCACCGGGACGAGCCCCGGGCCGGGCACCGGGCCGAGCCCCGGGAcgagccccgggccgggccccgctgTCGCCTCCGCGTCCCCTCACGCGTCCAGCAGGTCCCGCACGGCCGGGTGCGCCCCGTCCCGCGGCTGCGGCCCCTGGCATCGCGGAGGGCAGCGAGGCCCGGCTGCCGGCGCAGGAGGAGGGCACAGAGCTCGCGGTGCCCCTGCTCGGCCGCCTGGGGGGCACCGGTGTCACCGCCGCGGGGAGCCGAGAGCCACCCCCGGGAGGAGAAGCCCCGTGCCCCCCACCCGGTTTGGGCAGGGGGTGCCCGCTGTGCCCCCCCCCCACCTGGCATTGGGGTCCCCGCTCGCCCCCCACTCACTTTGGGCAGGGggtgccccccgtgccccctttaatttggggagggggatgcccccgtgccccctgtgatttggggagggggtggccCCCATGGCCCCctttaatttggggagggggctgcccCCGTGCCCCCCACCTGGCACTGGggtccccctgtgccccccctcTAATTTGGGCAGGGGGTGCCCCCCATGGCCCCctttaatttggggagggggctgcccCCGTGCCCCCCACCTGGCACTGGggtccccctgtgccccccctcTAATTTGGGCAGGGGGTGCCCCTTATGCCCCCCATAATTTGGGCAGGGTGTGCCCCTGCGCCCCCTCTAATTTGGGTACGGGCATCCCCCgtgccccgccccgcgcccctaATTCGGGCCCGGTGCCCCCCCCCGGGGCTCTCCCGGTTctccccccggccccggggcgcCCCCGGCGTGCCCACCTTGTGCAGGCCGGTTCTGCCGTCGCCGTCGGCGGCCGCGGGGTCGGCTCcgtgtgccagcagcagctcggTGACGGCGCGGTGCCCGCAGAAGCAGGCGCGGTGCAGCGGCGTGGCACCGCCGGGGGTGCGGGCATCGCACGGGGCGCCGCGCTCCAGCAGCAGCCGGCACACGCCCAGGTGCCCGTTCCGGCTGGCGTAGTGCTGCGGGCACGGCGGCTGCCTCAGGgctgcccgggaccggggcGGCACCGACCCCCGGGACcaccggggccggggcgggacCGACCCCCGGGGCAAGGGCGGGACCGACCCCCGGGACCACCGGGGCCAGGGCGGGACtaacccccgggacccccggggccAGGGCGGGACCGacccccggggccggggcgggacCGACCCCCGGGGCTGGAGCGGGACCGACCCCCGGGACCACCGGGGCCAGGGCGGGACCGACCCCCGGGACCACCGGGACCAGGGCGAGACCGACCCCCGGGACCAGGGCGGGACTAACCCCCGGGGCCAGGGCGGGACCGACCCCCGGGACCACCGGGACCAGGGCGGGACCGACCCCCGGGGCAAGGGCGGGACCGACCCCCGGGACCACCGGGGCCAGGGCGGGAccgacccccgggacccccggggccAGGGCGGGAccgacccccgggacccccggggcaAGGGCGGGACCGACCCCCGGGACCACCGGGGCCAGGGCGGGACCGACCCCCGGGGCAAGGGCGGGAccgacccccgggacccccgggaccggGGCGGGACCgaccccgggacccccgagaCCAGGGCGGGAccgacccccgggacccccggggccAGGGCGGGATCGACCCCCGAGACCACCAGGACCAGGGCGGGAccgacccccgggacccccggggccAGGGCCGTGCCCCCTGTTCGGAGCGACACCAAAGACCCCCGTGCCCTCCGTGCCCCTCGTACCCGGTCAGgacccccggtgcccccggtgTACCGGGGCCGTGTACCCGGTCAGGACCGACGCACCCCGCCCGTGCCCCCGTGTGCCCGGTCAGGACCCCCGGTGTCCAGGCCCgtgccccccggtgccccccggtgTACCAGGCCCgtgccccccggtgcccccggtgTACCAGGCCCGtaccccccggtgccccccggtgTACCAGGCCcgtgcccccggtgcccccggtgTACCAGGGCCGTGTACCCCGCCAGGTCGGGCTCCGCGGGGTCCCCTCGccgctccagcagctgcagcacccGCGCCTCGTCCCCGTCCCGCGCCGCCGCCCAGATCCctgcgggcagcggggccgccTCAGCCACGGACGGAGCCCCGGGCCCTGCCCGGTACCGGTACCCCCGCCCGGAGCCCCCCGGTACCGGAACCCCAGCCCGGAGCCCTCCCGGTACCGGAACCCCAGCCCGGAGCCCTCCCGGTaccgctgctccagcccggcCCGTGCCCGCTCCGCCACCCCAAGCCCTGCGCAGAGTCCCCGGTGCCCCTCCGGTCCCGGGTAGCCCACACCGCCGGGAGCGGAGACCCGGAGCCCTCCcggccccggagccccccggaCCCCGCTCGAAGTCCATCTCGGACAGGCTCTGGTGCACGCTGGGCACGGCCGCGCGGCCCGGGCAGCACGGAGCGGGCATCGCCGCCCGGCCCGGGCAGCACGGAGCGGGCGGCGAGCGGCGACCACCGGCCATGGCACCGGCGGCGCTGGGCGACGGACCGGAGAGAGCCGAGCGCAGGCGGAAAGGACCGAGGAGAGGCGGAAAGGACCGAGGAGAGGCGGAAAGGACCGAGGAGAGGCGGAAAGAGCCGAGGACAGGCGGAAAGGGCCGAGGAGAGGCGGAAAGGACCGAGGAGAGGCGGAAAGGACCGAGGAGAGGCGGAAAGGACCGAGGAGAGGCGGAAAGGACCGAGGAGAGGCGGAAAGAACCGAGCGCAGGCGGAAAGGACCGAGGAGAGGCGGAAAGAACCGAGCGCAGGCGGAAAGGACCGAGCGCAGGCGGAAAGGACCGAGCGCAGGCGGAAAGGGCCGAGCGCAGGCGGAAAGGGCCGAGGAGAGGCGGAAAGAACCGAGCGCAGGCGGAAAGAACCGAGGAGAGGCGGAAAGAACCGAGGAGAGGCGGAAAGAGCCGAGGGGAGGCGGAAAGGGCCGAGGGGAGGCGGAAAGGGCCGAAAGAGGATGAAGAGGGCCGGAAAATGCCGAAGGAAACCGAAAAGGGCCGAGCGCAGCCGAAGGACGCCGCTCCCCCACCGCTCCGGCGCATGCGCGCTCTCCACACGCGGCGCCGCCGCCAGGACCCGGGTTCGTCCCCCCGcaaattttgggggtccccaagCCCCACCCCCACCAGCAACGGCAGCCACAGGGCTCCAGCTccccaatttggggaggggggtcCCAAGGTCCTTCCCCCACTCGGGGTTCCCAGGGGTCACCCCCGGGCCTTTATGGGGTCCCCGAGGTGGGGGTCCCCAGTAGCAATGGGGGTCCCCCAGCAGTAATGGGGGTcccccagcagcagtgggggTCCCCCAGTAGCAATGGGgtccccagcagcagtggggtTCCCCAGCAGTAATGGGGGTCCCCAGCAGCAATGGGGGTCCCCCAGCAGCAATGGGGGTCCCCGAGGTGGGGGTcccccagcagcagtgggggTCCCCCAGTAGCAATGGGGGTTCCCCAGCAGTAATGGGGGTCCCCAGCAGCAATGGGGGTCCCCCAGCAGCAATGGGGGTCCCCAGCAGCAATGGGGGTCCCCAGTAGCAATGGGGGTcccccagcagcagtgggggTCCCCAGGAGCAATGGGGGTCCCCAGCAGTAATGGGGgtccccagcagcagtgggggTCCCCAGGAGCAATGGGGGCCCCCTGCAGCAATGGGGgtccccagcagcagtgggggTCCCCAGCAGTAATGGGGATCCCCAGTAGCAATGGGGGTCCCCCAGCAGCAATGGGGATCCCCAGCAGCAATGGGGGTCCCCCAGCAGTAATGGGGGTCCCCCAGCAGCAATGGGGGTTCCCAGTAGCAGTGGGGGTCCCCGAGCTGGGGgtccccagcagcagtgggggTCCCCCATTAGCAATGGGGGTCCCCCAGCAGCAATGGGGGTcccccagcagcagtgggggTCCCCCAGTAGCAATGGGGGTCCTCAGCAGCAATGGGGGTCCCCAGCAGCAATGGGGGTcccccagcagcagtgggggTCCCCAGTAGCAATGGGGGTCCCCAGCAGCAATGGGGGTCCCCCAGTAGCAGTGGGGGTCCCCCTCCCCTATCTTGGGGTGTCCCGCAGGTCCCTCCcctgttttggggtgtcctTGGCCTCCCCCTCCCCGatcttggggtgtcctggaggTCGCTCTCTTATACAGGGGCgtcctggggaggggggggtccTCCCGGCTGAATTTTGGGGTATCCCTGGGCTCCCCCTCCCCGACCTTGGGGTCTCCTTGAGGTCCCCCTCCCCAGTACTGGGGTGTCCCGGAGCCCCCTCCCCTATACTGGGGTGTCCTTGGGTTCCCCCTCCCCAGTATTGGGGTGTCCCGGAGCCCCCTCCCCCATATTGGGGTGTCCTTGGGTTCCCCCTCCCCGATTTTGGGGTATCCCTGGGCTCCCCCTCCCCGACCTTGGGGGTCTCCTTGAGGTCCCCCTCCCCAGTTCCGGAGTGTCCCGGAGCCCCCTCCCCAGTACTGGGGTGTCCCGGAGCCCCCTCCCCTGTATTGGGGTGTCCTCcccgattttggggtgtcccggaGCCCCCTCCCCGACCTTGGGGGTCTCCTTGAGGTCCCCCTCCCCAGTACTGGGGTGTCCCGGAGCCCCCTCCCCTATATTGGGGTGTTCCGGAGCCCCCTCCCCTCTATTGGGGTGTCCTCcccgattttggggtgtcccggaGCCCCGTCCCCCATATTGGGGTGTCCTTGGGTTCCCCCTCcccgattttggggtgtcccggaGCCCCGTCCCCCATATTGGGGTGTCCTTGGGTTCCCCCTCcccgattttggggtgtcccggaGCCCCCTCCCCCATATTGGGGTGTCCTTGGGTTCCCCCTCCCCGATTTTGGGGTATCCCTGGGCTCCCCCTCCCCGACCTTGGGGTCTCCTTGAGGTCCCCCTCCCCAGTACTGGGGTGTCCCGGAGCCCCTTCCCCTATATTGGGGTGTCCCGGAGCCCCCTCCCCTGTATTGGGGTGTCCTCcccgattttggggtgtcccggaGCCCCCTCCCCTATACTGGGGTGTCCTTGGGTTCCCCCTCCCCGATTTTGGGGTATCCCTGGGCTCCCCCTCCCCGACCTTGGGGGTCTCCTTGAGGTCCCCCTCCCCAGTTCTGGGGTGTCCCGGAGCCCCTTCCCCTCTATTGGGGTGTCCCGGAGACCCCTCCCCTGTATTGGGGTGTCCTCcccgattttggggtgtcccggaGCCCCCTCCCCGACCTTGGGGGTCTCCTTGAGGTCCCCCTCcccgattttggggtgtcccggaGCCCCTTCCCCTATATTGGGGTGTCCCGGAGCCCCCTCCCCTGTATTGGGGTGTCCTCcccgattttggggtgtccctggggtccccccccgcccccagccccatttcccaGGGCCCTGACCCCGttcccagccccctcccccaTTTCCGGCGCTGTTCCCAGCGGAGCCTCcccggggaggggagggggagcccggcccggcccccccgcCTGGGAACGGCTCCGCTTTTATCCTTTTTTAGCCCCGCTGGAGATTTTCCATGAGCTCAGCACCGGGGGGGGGGTGGGAGAGCTCAAAACCTCAAGCAAAACTTCCCCAAAACTTCCCCAAAACTCCCCGAAGcttccccaaaacctcccccaaaaattcctccaAAACTCCCCTAAAAcctcccccaaactcccccaaaacctcccccaaaacctcccaaaaacttccccaaaacctcccccaaaaattccccaaaaattcccccaaaactcccctaaaacctcccccaaaactccccaaaacctcccccaaaaattccccaaaacctcccccaaaaattcccctaAAACTCCCCTAAAACCTACCCCAAActtccccaaaacctccccaaaactccccaaagcttccccaaaaactcccccaaaaattcccccaaaactcccctaaaacctcccccaaaaattcccccaaacttccccaaaactccccaaaacttccccaaaaactcccccaaaaattccccaaaacctcccctaaaacctccccaaaacctcccccaaaactccccaaaacctcccccaaaaactcccccaaaaattccccaaaacctcccccaaaaactcccccaaactcccccaaaattccctcaaaacctccccaaaactcccctaaaacctccccaaaacttgcccaaaacctcccccataaattccccaaaatctcccccaaaatttccccaaaaactcccccaaaacctcccccaaactcccccaaaattcccccaaaacctccccaaaaattccccaaaacctccccaaaatctcccccaaaaactccccaaaaactcccctaaaacctcccccaaaattcccccaaaacctccccaaaaattccccaaaacctcccccaaactcccccaaaatctcccccaaaacTCCTCCAAAAagtccccaaaacctcccccaaaattcccccaaaaccaaaatctctcccaaaatccccccagaaaaagagaaaaaatccccaggattcgtttttggatttttttggttttttttttttttcggaaGTCTTTTTATTACGAATATAAAAATACTCAGGTATTTacaacaaataaatatatttcgGTACCAAATAAATTACAGCGGGGTGGGGCTGATACAAAACGGGGCGGGGGGCGTGCAGGGGTTGGGGACGggacggggacaccggggggcaaagtgccagggcagggcagggacagagccctggcacggggggcacggggggcacggagggagggaggggggcagATAGAAAAACCTCAGGGAGAAAAACCCGAAACGAGCCCAAAAAAATCGTCCCGAGGGCACCGGGCGGGCACCGGGCGTCCCCAAGTCTGTCCCTGCGTGGGGACACTGTACCGAAGGCGCTGGCACCGCCAGTGGCACGGCTGGGTGGCGGCGGTGCCAgggtgccagccctgtccccgggGCGGGCGCCCAAGTGACGGTCCTGGGTGCCAGGGCGGCGGTGCCACCCCCTgggtgccagccctgtccccgggGCGGGCGCCCAAGTGACGGTCCTGGGTGCCAGGGCGGCGGTGCCACCCCCTGGGTCCCCAGGGCGGGCGCCCAAGTGACGATCCTGGGTGCCAGGGCGGCGGTGCCACCCCCTGGatgccagccctgtccccgggGCGGGCGCCCAAGTGACGATCCGGGGTGCCAGCGCGGCGGTGCCACCCCCTgggtgccagccctgtccccagggcgGGCGCCCAAGTGACACTCCTGGGTGCCAGCGCGGCGGTGCCACCCCCTgggtgccagccctgtccccgggGCGGGCGCCCAAGTGGCGATCCTGGGTGCCAGGGCGGCGGTGCCACCCCCTgggtgccagccctgtccccgggGCGGGCGCCCAAGTGGCGATCCTGGGTGCCAGGGCGGCGGTGCCACCCCCTGGGTCCCCAGGGCGGGCGCCCAAGTGACGATCCTGGGTGCCAGGGCGGCGGTGCCACCCCCTgggtgccagccctgtccccgggGCGGGCGCCCAAGTGACGGTCCTGGGTGCCAGGGCGGCGGTGCCACCCCCTGGGTCCCCAGGGCGGGCGCCCAAGTGACAATCCTGGGTGCCAGGGCAGCGGTGCCAgggtgccagccctgtccccagggcgGGCGCCCAAGTGATGATCCTGGGTGCCAGGGCGGCGGTGCCACCCCCTgggtgccagccctgtccccgggGCGGGCGCCCAAGTGACGGTCCTGGGTGCCAGGGCGGCGGTGCCACCCCCTGGGTGCCAGCCCTTTCCCCGGGGCGGGCGCCCAAGTGACGATCCGGGGTGCCAGCGCGGCGGTGCCACCCCCTgggtgccagccctgtccccagggcgGGCGCCCAAGTGACGATCCTGGGTGCCAGGgcggcagtgccagccctgtccccagggtgggcGCCCAAGTGACGATCCTGGGTGCCAGCGCGGCGGTG from the Anomalospiza imberbis isolate Cuckoo-Finch-1a 21T00152 unplaced genomic scaffold, ASM3175350v1 scaffold_814, whole genome shotgun sequence genome contains:
- the LOC137467828 gene encoding LOW QUALITY PROTEIN: ankyrin repeat domain-containing protein 39-like (The sequence of the model RefSeq protein was modified relative to this genomic sequence to represent the inferred CDS: inserted 1 base in 1 codon), with protein sequence MAGGRRSPPAPCCPGRAAMPAPCCPGRAAVPSVHQSLSEMDFERGIWAAARDGDEARVLQLLERRGDPAEPDLAGYTALHYASRNGHLGVCRLLLERGAPCDARTPGGATPLHRACFCGHRAVTELLLAHGADPAAADGDGRTGLHKAAEQGHRELCALLLRRQPGLAALRDARGRXPRDGAHPAVRDLLDA